The DNA sequence CGGATATCACGATCTAAATGTTCCTTTGTTTTTGACGATTACAGAACATAGTGCTTCTATGAAATGTAAGTGTGCAGCAATGTTTTTTACAAAACGACGACCATAATAAATTCTGTCAACCCTGTTTGCGTGACGTCTGTTTCGTTGCATCTACCACAACATGTCTTACCCGACCAATAGCTCACGTATGGAGTCAACTATGCAATTCCTGAAAAATATAGCCATCCGCACCGCGATGCTCTGGGTGCTTGGTGTCTTCTGTGTGTTATGGATTGCGGTTTCGGTCTATACCATGTACTCATTTCGAACCATGAACGAAACGTCCAAAACCAGCGCATTGCTGGTCAATAATATGGACTTGGTTAACACGGGTAACGATCAATATTTCCGCATGGTAACGCGCCTGGCGAGGGCGATTGATTACCGCCAGAGCAATGACAATCAAAAGGCCGATGAGCAGCAAAAGTCCGCTCAGGCGGCGCTGGACTTACTGAAATCCAACCTTGAAGCATTTAAAAAGATTGACCATGCAGGCATGTCACAAGAGCTGGTCGAGGCGGTGATTCGTGACTGGGGCAACCTGATCACTCAGGGTGTTGACCCAATGTTCCAGCGTGCGGCGGATAAAAAATTCGATGAGTACGATAAATACGCCAAAGATATCGTGCCCGCTTTTAGCCGCCAGTTTAACACGTCCTTTACTGCGTTTAATAAAGCAGGGTCAGCGATGTTTGTGGATGCCGGTGCGCGGCTTCAGAGCATTACAGGCGTTGGACAAACCATTCTGCTGGCGGGGTTGATTGCCGGTTTAGTGATGCTGTTTCTGACAGATCGTTATCTGGTGGCCTATCTGGTGCGGCCGTTGAATGATCTGCGCGATCATTTCCAGGTCATTGCCGATGGCCGTTTAAGTAAGCCAATTCTGGATTTTGGTAACAACTGTGTCGGTAAACTGTTTCCGCTATTGCGGCATATGCAGAGCAGTTTAGCGAATACCGTTAGCACCATTCGTCACAGCGCAGAGTCTATTTATCAAGGCGTGTCAGAGATAGCGTCAGGCAATAACGATTTGGCCTCCCGCACGGAGTCTCAGGCGGCGGCGCTGGAAGAGAGCGCTGCAAGTATGGAGCAGTTAACGTCCACGGTG is a window from the Dickeya lacustris genome containing:
- a CDS encoding methyl-accepting chemotaxis protein, whose amino-acid sequence is MQFLKNIAIRTAMLWVLGVFCVLWIAVSVYTMYSFRTMNETSKTSALLVNNMDLVNTGNDQYFRMVTRLARAIDYRQSNDNQKADEQQKSAQAALDLLKSNLEAFKKIDHAGMSQELVEAVIRDWGNLITQGVDPMFQRAADKKFDEYDKYAKDIVPAFSRQFNTSFTAFNKAGSAMFVDAGARLQSITGVGQTILLAGLIAGLVMLFLTDRYLVAYLVRPLNDLRDHFQVIADGRLSKPILDFGNNCVGKLFPLLRHMQSSLANTVSTIRHSAESIYQGVSEIASGNNDLASRTESQAAALEESAASMEQLTSTVKQNAENASHASQLARQASQTASKGGELVDNVVKTMAEISGSSKKIAEITSVINGIAFQTNILALNAAVEAARAGEQGRGFAVVAGEVRSLAQRSAQAAKEIEGLIAESVRCVDNGSNLVADAGTTMSDIVKAVTNVTDIMSEIATASDEQSKGIAQAGLAITEMDGVTQQNAALVQQASAATRSLEEQAMVLTEAVSVFRLTEDNAGAGMARRERPAAPKAVAAPASKALPATTARSAKGADNWETF